The Microbacterium sp. SORGH_AS_0862 genome has a segment encoding these proteins:
- a CDS encoding fumarylacetoacetate hydrolase family protein encodes MKIARFSHQDAIAYGIVDDDELVQLAGDPMFAGFEPTGKRIPIADVALLAPVIPRSKVVAIGRNYRAHAEELGNDVPAEPLMFLKPNTAVIGPGDVIVRPTQSERVDFEGELVVVIGRIAKNVPVEKALDVVFGYTVGNDVTARDLQRSDGQWSRAKGFDTFCPLGPVIETEFDPASAARVVTRVNGDERQSAPLTDLMFPIAELIAYASSVFTLLPGDVIMTGTPAGVGPLVAGDEVEVEVEGIGVLRNTVRDA; translated from the coding sequence GTGAAGATCGCTCGTTTCAGCCACCAGGACGCCATCGCTTACGGAATCGTCGACGACGACGAACTCGTGCAGCTCGCCGGGGACCCGATGTTCGCCGGCTTCGAGCCCACGGGCAAGCGCATTCCGATCGCGGATGTGGCGCTGCTGGCGCCGGTGATCCCGCGATCCAAGGTCGTGGCGATCGGACGCAACTACCGTGCCCACGCGGAGGAGCTCGGAAACGACGTCCCCGCCGAGCCGCTGATGTTCCTCAAGCCCAACACCGCGGTGATCGGTCCCGGCGACGTCATCGTGCGTCCCACGCAGTCCGAGCGCGTCGATTTCGAGGGCGAGCTGGTCGTGGTGATCGGCCGGATCGCTAAGAACGTGCCGGTCGAGAAGGCCCTCGACGTCGTGTTCGGCTACACGGTCGGCAACGACGTCACCGCCCGCGACCTCCAGCGCAGCGACGGGCAGTGGTCGCGCGCCAAGGGCTTCGACACCTTCTGCCCGCTCGGGCCGGTCATCGAGACGGAGTTCGATCCCGCATCCGCCGCGCGCGTCGTGACCCGCGTCAACGGCGACGAGCGCCAGTCGGCGCCGCTCACCGATCTGATGTTCCCGATCGCCGAGCTGATCGCGTACGCGTCGTCGGTGTTCACGCTGCTTCCGGGCGACGTCATCATGACCGGAACCCCCGCCGGTGTCGGCCCCCTCGTGGCCGGCGACGAGGTCGAGGTCGAGGTCGAGGGGATCGGCGTGCTGCGCAACACCGTGCGCGATGCCTGA